The nucleotide sequence GTATGTCTactcaccacctcaagctcaaccttgaCATAACGGAGCTGCTCTTCTTCCCAGGGAAGGCCTGCCCACTCCAAGActtctccatcacggttgacaactccacgatGTCCCtttcccagagtgcaaagaacatTGGTGTGACCCTGGAAAACaacctgtcgttctctgcaaacatcaaagcagtgatgcaggttcatgctctacaacatccctAGAGTACGACCTTcactcacacaggaagcggcgcaggtcataatccaggcacttgtcatctctaATCTAGACCACTGCAACTCTGTTGGCTGGGTTCCCCatttgtgccatcaaacccctgaaACTCATCCAGAAGGCTGCAACCCGcatggtgttcaaccttccctaGTTTTCTCATGTCACCCCGTTCCTCTGCACACGCCACTGGCTTCCATTTGAAGCTTGCATAACCTTCAAGACCCTGGTTCTTccctacggagcagcaaggggAAATGCCCCAATTCAGGCTAAGCTCAAACCCAACATTCCAACCCAAGCCCTCTGTtccgccacctctggtctctCCCTACGGGAGGGCAGTTAAAGCTctttgtcctggcaccccaatggtggaacaagcttCCCCCTAAAGTCAGGACAGCGGAGTCTCTGCCCATCTTTCGAAAACCCTACCTCTTTGAAAAGTATCTTAACATGCTCACAACCCTCCCCCTTTCTTTTTTTcccactagcactgactttgctgataaatactttgcagggaaaatgtacttgatatgattgtctcacctagctatcttaagatgaatgcactgtatgtcgctctggataagagtatctgctgaatgactaaaatgtaatttaACCCTGTTTTCCAAACTGTGCAACAAAGACAGGTATTCATCTGAGTTATAGTAAGGAGTGGCCAATGCGCCCATGTATCTATTCTACAGGTTTCATTTACTGTTGGTCGTGTCTGAAAGTGAAggatttctgaaatgttttaaagACATTCTGAGGAAACATCTGCTTCTATGAATTGCAATACTCTGGATACTATTCAGAAAGCATTGTGAATAATGACTTTGTCACTAATAAAACCTCTGGTAACAATTCATCTAGCTGCTGTTTGACCACTCCACCTGTCCTAGGTCAGGATCTGTATTGGCAGTGTCACATATAAGGAACAATACATAAATATATGATGcttcaaaacatttattttatacattttaagttaaaATATGATTTAACAAACAACTCACCAATAAAATCAAATTCTGACAACTCGCAGCTTCTTATGGCAAGCAATACAATTATtacattttaaatggacaaacTAATGAGTATGGTATTCAAAATACACCTTTTTTAATACAGGCACATTAAATTGTGTTTTCATAGCATTGTTTCATGTTCTAGCAAATCGCTATGGCCAGCCATACATGACATCTTGAACATCAAATCAAAGCGCACGCACACTTTATTTAAAATCCTGAATTCGTCACAGTATTCCATATTAAACCTCTACCCTGAATACAGTATAAATGAGGACAAATGCACTATCCCAAATCAAAAAAGAAATCAGCCTAAATTAAACAGCTATCGCCATTATCCAGTTTTTCCTTTGGGTTAGTTCAATGGGATTTAGTGGTTTGGGGTGCCACTTTTGACAGTTTAATACTATAGCAATGAACTCTGCCTCAAATCAAAGTGGAATCGAAAGAGTGGCTCTTGTTGAATTCACATTatttgacaactcaaccaaatgtaaatcaaaactagacgttgaactgacgtctgcgCCCAGTGGTAAAGGTTGCGCAATGAACATGTATCTGATAAGGCATAAAGTAATACATATATTCAAATGAGATGTTAATAATTTTGAATATTTTATAAATCACACTGCTTAAATGGCCTGAAAATACATTGGGCTTTTAAATGTGCACTCTGTTCCATCAGTGTGTAGAGCGCTTGGCACTGCATAAAGTGTCCAAACGCGGGTTGTCAATTCATAGGACTGACTTTTATATCCCTTATCACTAATTAACAGTTAGGCCTACTTTTCCTCTAATTTCTCAATGTGTTCAAAACTTTGGCACATTAAATTACTTCAACATTTTGACATTCATCATGTTTCTCGAAAATAAAAGTACGATCACAGACTTGTATCTGCAGTTTCAACTTTTGGCACCGTGGGTTCGGACAGAGTATCTGGCTGAGCATCCCTACAGAAGAACACCGCGGGGTTTTTACAAGCCCACATCGCGACCTCTCCTCCATTCGCTGGGCTGGAGGAAGACAACCGGCTGTTTGCACCATGCCTGCTCACATACCGGTCTCTGATTTGGTCGGCCCTGGTTCTTACATCCCTGCTTTGGGTTTGTGTAGATAGGTAGACAGAAATGTTTCTAGTCCTATATCCCTCTTCTCGGCTTCGGCCTAAAAGCATCGATATGTTTGGGTTTCTAATTGCGTAAATGAGCGGGTTTATGGCACCGTTTGCCCATGCCATCCATATTGCCACGGTGTCCATGACAGGGTTGAATGAGTAATCTCCCACGGCGGTGATGATACCCATCAGACAGTAGGGGCCCCAGCAGAAGATGATAAACACTATCATAATCAGCACTGTCGTGGCCGTCCTCATCTCACTATAAAACCGGAGTAAATACGCGTAAGTGGTCACCGGCCGCACCCTTATTTCTGATAACCTAACGGTCTTACATATGTTATAATGACAGAAACACATGAGCGCAAACGGAAGGAGATAACACACCACTATTAAAGCTATACTGTAAGAGGTACCCATCCTAGAAGTACCAGTGTGAAAGACATACATACAGTGGTAGAAGCCCCTTTTATGGACGACTAGATCCTTGGATGTTCGCATTACCAGGTACCATGGAATGGAGAAAAACACTGCTGTTAACCACACTGCCACCAACAGCGTTATGGCCTTCCTCCTGCCTATCTTCTCCTGAGGTTGCCTCACGATGGCATAATA is from Salvelinus namaycush isolate Seneca chromosome 28, SaNama_1.0, whole genome shotgun sequence and encodes:
- the LOC120023052 gene encoding G-protein coupled receptor 135, whose product is MDFPVNIALLGTSNSTAPDNTSGTGLTLEIVTIAPVLHSFFTKASHGNLTGGGDENQQHIPVQSAEGNSVLQGITVAAQALLLLAIFLLSSLGNSAVVIVIIKHRQLRTVTNAFIMSLSLSDFLTAVLCLPFSFMMLFSKDGVWMFGDRFCVANGFFNACFGIISTLTMTLISFDRYYAIVRQPQEKIGRRKAITLLVAVWLTAVFFSIPWYLVMRTSKDLVVHKRGFYHCMYVFHTGTSRMGTSYSIALIVVCYLLPFALMCFCHYNICKTVRLSEIRVRPVTTYAYLLRFYSEMRTATTVLIMIVFIIFCWGPYCLMGIITAVGDYSFNPVMDTVAIWMAWANGAINPLIYAIRNPNISMLLGRSREEGYRTRNISVYLSTQTQSRDVRTRADQIRDRYVSRHGANSRLSSSSPANGGEVAMWACKNPAVFFCRDAQPDTLSEPTVPKVETADTSL